A stretch of DNA from Candidatus Methanomethylophilaceae archaeon:
CAATCTGGATTATTTAGGGGATGACTATAGTCTTACTGATGACACCGAATGCTTCCTGAGCAGAGCGCGCGAGGTCGCCGGGGAAATCGGGCTTCCGATGATATCCGTCCGCACCAATGCATGCGAGGAGTTCCCGATCGGTTCGCAGGACGCCCGCGTCTACGCCGAAGCTTTCATCGCGCTCTGCCTGAGAAAGCTTTGGAGATGCTATTTCATCCCGTGCTCCGAGGAATCAATTGGCTTTGCACCATTCCTCATGTCTTGTCTGAGTTCCCCGGGATTGGAGCTGATCCCGGAAGGGCTGCGCATGTCCCGGTACGGGAAGATAGCGGGGATATCCGATTTCGCTCCGGCTCAGAGGCATCTTCTCTCGTGCCAGTCCGGAGGCGGCAATTGCGGCATCTGCGACGGATGTGCATTCGATATGCTGGCTTTGGATTCGCTCGGAAAGCTGGACCTGTTCTCCGAGACTTACGATATAGAATTTTATGGGGCGCACAGGGAACGTTATCTGAGGCAACTGGCCCATGAAAGGGACGATCCCAGATATGTGCCCATATGCGCTTCGTTCTTGTATAAAGGCGATGCCCAGTATGTTTCTGCGGACGAATCCGAATCGCTGATAAGGAATTTCGATGCGCTATGGGCTAAGAACGATCCGGAATCGGATGCGGAGGCAGTGGCTTCCATAATGCCGCTGGCATCCGGGGACATCCGCGCCGCATATCGTCTGGCTGACGCGTACGCATCCGGAAGAGGAGTAAAGAAGAACCGCGAAAAGGAGCTTGGATGCCTCAGGTCCATCGCTGAAACATACAGGATGGAGATGGTCGACGGCTTCCCTTCGGGATGCGATCTCTTCGACGTGCTGTGGAGGTCTGGCGAATCCGACTCGGACCTCTTGGATTCCGTGAGGCCGACGGCTGAAGCGGGCGATTCTTCCGCCTGCGTCCGCATGTCCAAGGCATTCGCCGAGGGGAGAGGGACCAAGAAGGATCCGGACGGTGCGATCTTCTGGATGGGGAAGGCTTTCGAGGCTGACCCGCCCGAATATGCCGAGGATTATTGCGAGATGCTCATATCATCCCAGGATCCGGAGAAGCAAGCGGAGGCTGCGCGCCTATGCGAGAGCCAAGCCGCCAGCCTTCGGAACCCTAAGATGTGCGCGATGATGTCCGGTCTGTTCCGCGACGGAAAAGGGGTAGAGAAGAATCTCTCGGAAGCCTGCGGATGGATGGCCAAGGCCGCGGAGATGGACAGATCTTATGAGCTCGAATGGTGCAGGATGACATTGGAGCATGGCGATTCCCGTGCCAAAGCCAAAGCCGCCGAGGTCTGTCTCCGCGGCTGCGAGGAGCTTCAGAATCCGGATTACTGGACGCTCATGTCCGAGATATATCGCGACGGAATCGGAGTGAGGAAGGACATAGGAGAAGCGATCAGATGGATGAGGGAAGCGGTCGCCGTCAGGCCGTCCAGGCTGTCGTACGAATTTTTCAGGCTGCTCCAATCGTCCGACGATGAGAATAACCGCAGGGAGGCTTTCGAAGGCGCTACCGAGCGCTTCGAGAAGACCGGGTCCACGATGTATCTCGCGCTCATCGCCCGCGCATACCGCGACGGAAAAGGCACTGAGAAAGACATGGCTAAAGCGGTCGAGCTCATGAGGAAGGCATCCAAAGAATCGCCGTCCAAATACCTCAGGGAGTATTGCGAGATCCTCGTCGATTCCGACGATCCCAAGGACAACAAGGAGGCGCTCAGAAGATGCGAATCCTTGTATTCGAAGACCGGGTCGGCTTTCAGCTGCAAGCTTCTGGCCCGCATGTACCGCGACGGGAAAGGCGTGGAGAAGGATCTGGACAAAGCCTTCGAGTGGATCGGAAGATACAGGGAAGCGGAAGGCTCCGATGAGCTGGGCTACTGCGAATTCCTTCTGAGCACTGGGATGGAAAGCGCCTGCTCAGAGGCCTGGGAAATCTGCAATGAGCGC
This window harbors:
- a CDS encoding sel1 repeat family protein; translated protein: MDGTGSHVTLRIRGIRREDSEEVSRLVFSIDKTIVENNGSTTVNSETFLEAPTEYAPFLVTERADAIVALLIGYASGKGCEIQSDVPVSEDFYHNVIEILLPELNDGITLSSELLPPLPKGNSVGSGMQCDVDSMHAAMKYSDYKIQRFKLTHLCTSNLDYLGDDYSLTDDTECFLSRAREVAGEIGLPMISVRTNACEEFPIGSQDARVYAEAFIALCLRKLWRCYFIPCSEESIGFAPFLMSCLSSPGLELIPEGLRMSRYGKIAGISDFAPAQRHLLSCQSGGGNCGICDGCAFDMLALDSLGKLDLFSETYDIEFYGAHRERYLRQLAHERDDPRYVPICASFLYKGDAQYVSADESESLIRNFDALWAKNDPESDAEAVASIMPLASGDIRAAYRLADAYASGRGVKKNREKELGCLRSIAETYRMEMVDGFPSGCDLFDVLWRSGESDSDLLDSVRPTAEAGDSSACVRMSKAFAEGRGTKKDPDGAIFWMGKAFEADPPEYAEDYCEMLISSQDPEKQAEAARLCESQAASLRNPKMCAMMSGLFRDGKGVEKNLSEACGWMAKAAEMDRSYELEWCRMTLEHGDSRAKAKAAEVCLRGCEELQNPDYWTLMSEIYRDGIGVRKDIGEAIRWMREAVAVRPSRLSYEFFRLLQSSDDENNRREAFEGATERFEKTGSTMYLALIARAYRDGKGTEKDMAKAVELMRKASKESPSKYLREYCEILVDSDDPKDNKEALRRCESLYSKTGSAFSCKLLARMYRDGKGVEKDLDKAFEWIGRYREAEGSDELGYCEFLLSTGMESACSEAWEICNERYSETADPKCCGLIARMYRDGKGVGKDRDKAIEWMEKAFLDDPAVWEAEFNELLG